The Myxococcales bacterium sequence CTTCGTCCCCATCCTCATGCTTATCGCATTCATCCTCTGGATAGTCTGTATGGTTAAGGCCTATCAGGGAGAGCGCTGGAGGATACCGTTCCTTGGCGATATCGCTGCTAAAAAAGCAGGCCTGCTCTAGGGCTGTCGTGAATATTTCCTCAAGCCGGGTTTTGAATTCCATATGGAGCCGGGGTTTCCTGTTTGTGACCCCGGCTCTATTTTTATTTGCCTACATCCTCGGCGGTGCTTCCAATCTTGAGTCAATTCCTCTCTGCGGAATAAGATTTGCCACTGGCATCAGATGCCCCGGGTGCGGCCTTACGAGTTCCTTCGCAGCGCTTTCCCGAGGCAGGGTCAGGGAGAGTATCGATCTCCACCCTCTGGGGATATTGATAGCCCTCTTTTTCGTTTATATGTTCATCAGGGATCTCTTTGAGGTTTTTTCCGATAAATCAGTCCCTGATCTTCTCAGCGACAGAGGTCGACAGATTGTTTCACTCCTTTTCCTGATAGCGATCCTCTTTCAATGGATATTCCACCTCATCTTAGCAGCCTGTTGACTTTAACCGGCTGCGCACCTAAGGATCGGCACATATTATGAAGATAGCAGCAGCGCAGATAAATACGACGATAGGGGATTTTGATGGAAACGTCCGGAAGATCATCGAGAATATAAGGAGGGCGAAAAGGCTTTCCGCTGATCTGGTCCTTTTTCCGGAGCTTTCCGTATGCGGATATCCTCCCAAAGATCTTCTTGAGAAACCCGCCTTCGTGGAAGCGAATTTGAGGGCCGTTTCTGAAATCGCTTCGGCAACCCGCGGCATTTACGCAGTGATAGGTTTTGTAAGCATCAACGAGGGTTTAAACGGCAGGCCGCTTTTCAACAGCGCAGGGTTACTCGGTGATGGAGCTGTAAAATTCGTCCAGCACAAGACACTTCTCCCCGAGTATGACGTCTTTGACGAAGCGAGATATTTCGAACCGGCCTCAAAACAGGATATCTTCAAAGTCGCCGGGGTCGATGTAGGTCTGACCGCCTGCGATGATATGTGGAGTTTATATAGCTTTGGAGGGAGGACCCTTTATCGCAGCGATCCGGCGCGTGCGTTGGCAAACGCTGGGGTTCGCGTCATTCTAAATCTCTCGGCCTCTCCATTTACGATAGGCAAACAACTTATCAGAAGGGAGCTCATAACAAAATCCGCGCAGACTCATGGAGTTGACATAGTTTATTGCAACATGGTGGGCGGAAATGATGAGCTCGTATTCGACGGCAGGAGTTTTGCCTGTAATTCCAAGGGGAGAATTGTGCATGAATGCGCCGCATTTCGTGAGGATTTCTTCGTCTTGGATACATTTGCTGACAATCCTGCATTCGATTTAAAAGATATGTGCAGGGACGAGGAAGTCCTGCAGGTCCTTACTCTTGGGCTGGCTGACTATATGTCGAAATGCGGATTCAGGCGCGCTGTGATAGGGCTTTCCGGTGGAGTAGATTCAGCGGTTGTCGCTGCGGTCGCCTGTAGGGCGATAGGGAGTGAAAACGTCCTCGGGGTGATGATGCCCTCGATCTATTCCTCCCAGGAAAGCGTCACCGATTCCGAAAAATTGGCGAGAAATCTCGGCATGAAAACTTCTCTGCAACCCATAGGAAATATTTATCAGAGCTATCGCGAGGCGCTTGGCTACTCCTCCCATACCGATGTTTCACTGGTAGAAGAGAACATTCAGGCGCGCATACGCGGAAACATACTTATGGCGATATCCAACCGCGAAGGGGCACTGCTAATTTCTACCGGAAACAAATCGGAACTTTCCACAGGCTACTGCACTCTTTACGGTGATATGGCAGGGGGCTTTGCGCTGATATCGGATCTTCCCAAAACTTATGTTTATTCTCTGGCGAGGCATATCAACAAAGATTCGGAAGTGATTCCCAATGCGATAATAGAAAAGCCGCCGTCCGCCGAGTTGAAGCCCGGCCAGAGGGATCAGGATTCGCTTCCACCATACGATCAGCTGGATCCTATCATAACTGCCTACATAGAGGAGAGGCTTTCAGTCCGGGAGATGGTGGCAAAAGGGTTTGACAAGGATCTGGTTCACAGGATCGTGGATATGATTGATAGGAATGAATATAAAAGAAGACAGGCCGCTCCCGGGATCAAAATAACTTCAAAGGCATTTGGGAGCGGGCGTCGCCTTCCGATCGCAAAAAAATTGAACTGGGATCGATGATGGCTGGAAAATTATTCATAGTCGCAACTCCAATAGGCAACCTGGAAGATATGACCCTTCGCGCGATAAGAGTCCTCAAAGAGGCCGATCTGATCGCGGCTGAAGATACGAGGCTTACCAAGAAGCTTTTAGCTCATTTCGATATCCATACGGCGATGACGAGTTTTTTCAAGGCCAACGAAAATTACAAGGCCTCGTCTATCATATCCAGGATAGAGGAGGGGGCAAATGTCGCCTTGGTTTCAAGCGCTGGGACGCCGTGCATTTCCGATCCAGGCTATCCTCTTCTCGCTGAGGCGGTGAAGAGGGGGATAGAAATCGTTCCGGTGCCAGGGGCATGTGCTGCGATTGCGGCGCTTTCTTCCGGCGGGCTTCCTACAGACCGGTTCACTTTCATCGGATTCCTACCTGATAAATCAGGAAAGAGGAAAAAACATCTCGAGGAATTGAGCGCGGTTGAACATACCCTCGTTTTTTACGTTTCGAAGTGGAAGGCGGCAGCAACGCTCGCCGACTGCCTGGCGGTGTTGGGGGATCGCGATGCCTGCGCTGCAAGGGAGATGACAAAAGTTCACGAAGAGATTATTCGTGCGCCGCTATCTGAAATTTGCGATCGCTATGAAAAAAAATCTCCCAAAGGTGAGATAGTTTTG is a genomic window containing:
- a CDS encoding DUF2752 domain-containing protein, producing MNISSSRVLNSIWSRGFLFVTPALFLFAYILGGASNLESIPLCGIRFATGIRCPGCGLTSSFAALSRGRVRESIDLHPLGILIALFFVYMFIRDLFEVFSDKSVPDLLSDRGRQIVSLLFLIAILFQWIFHLILAAC
- a CDS encoding NAD+ synthase; this encodes MKIAAAQINTTIGDFDGNVRKIIENIRRAKRLSADLVLFPELSVCGYPPKDLLEKPAFVEANLRAVSEIASATRGIYAVIGFVSINEGLNGRPLFNSAGLLGDGAVKFVQHKTLLPEYDVFDEARYFEPASKQDIFKVAGVDVGLTACDDMWSLYSFGGRTLYRSDPARALANAGVRVILNLSASPFTIGKQLIRRELITKSAQTHGVDIVYCNMVGGNDELVFDGRSFACNSKGRIVHECAAFREDFFVLDTFADNPAFDLKDMCRDEEVLQVLTLGLADYMSKCGFRRAVIGLSGGVDSAVVAAVACRAIGSENVLGVMMPSIYSSQESVTDSEKLARNLGMKTSLQPIGNIYQSYREALGYSSHTDVSLVEENIQARIRGNILMAISNREGALLISTGNKSELSTGYCTLYGDMAGGFALISDLPKTYVYSLARHINKDSEVIPNAIIEKPPSAELKPGQRDQDSLPPYDQLDPIITAYIEERLSVREMVAKGFDKDLVHRIVDMIDRNEYKRRQAAPGIKITSKAFGSGRRLPIAKKLNWDR
- the rsmI gene encoding 16S rRNA (cytidine(1402)-2'-O)-methyltransferase — translated: MAGKLFIVATPIGNLEDMTLRAIRVLKEADLIAAEDTRLTKKLLAHFDIHTAMTSFFKANENYKASSIISRIEEGANVALVSSAGTPCISDPGYPLLAEAVKRGIEIVPVPGACAAIAALSSGGLPTDRFTFIGFLPDKSGKRKKHLEELSAVEHTLVFYVSKWKAAATLADCLAVLGDRDACAAREMTKVHEEIIRAPLSEICDRYEKKSPKGEIVLIVAGKETKG